DNA sequence from the Manihot esculenta cultivar AM560-2 chromosome 11, M.esculenta_v8, whole genome shotgun sequence genome:
tcgtatttattaaataaatttaaatattatattcaagtttaatttatttaaaaattaaataaaatcgatcaaatttttattcataaataatttgattcggCTTCAACTCTCACACTTCCCAAAAAAAACTATTGACGTGTCCCTCTACTTTACCTTGTTTTATTTCTTGAGAAATCAAACAGGTAGAAGATGTATATTTATATCATCAAGATTAATGAGTTAATAATCCTTGATCTTTCCCAAAGCTGAAGAGTACTGTACAAGAAGATGtctttacaaaattttaaaagttattttatttattaaaaaaatgtgaAACAAGTCCAAAAACAGTAGAATAGTACAAAAGGCACAAACGAAAACAATATCAACTCATCTCACCCAAAAAAGAATAATATTGCCAAATCAAACAAAATTaggtaatattaattaattatacagTATAAAGAAGCTATAGAATTAGAATCCtaagaaaatattgaaaaaagcatacaataattaattaattaattgatttaactaTTGCTAAAACAAGCCATTTAAGCAGCTTTAGCTGTACGACCCAGTAGAGAACAATATGGATCCTGCAAAAAACTTGCTAGATCTTCATTCATCTCACCTTCCTGGAAGTCTCTAACCACTAATCTTTCAAAACCCATTTCTTGATTCGCATGCAAACGCTCTCTAGCTTGTGATCTTTGTTTCTTTATAGCTTCCCTTCTGCGATCATGATCTACCAACCTGCACcaagaattaattaaaataaataattaaaaaatggaagtttaaattattgatattaGAAAGAGAGGGAGAGAAAAGAGATAACTAAGAGGGTACTCGTTGGAGAGAGGAAGATGGTGGGTGATCCCAGAAACAGAAAGAGGGAGGCCGTAGGTTCCGTGGAGGTTAAGCATCGACTGCATTTTCTCTTTGAAGAAGATGATCTGGAGGAAAAAAGGGGGGGTAAGGAAAAGTGGAGAACAATTGGTTGAAATCTTCTgctaataattataagaaaggGTATGGCGTTAGATctgtctctctctttctctttctatggctatctttctctctctctgcaTTTAATAAAGAAAAGAGGATTGGACAAAGTGGAGATGCTTCATTGCATCTTCCCTTGTGTTCTATCCTACTTTATGGATCCAGTTTACCAAGTATCTACTTTTTTAGCATTTCAACTCCTCCCCTctctttttgtaaaattaaaataaaatgactaACAATGttgcttatttttcttttatgtatgtatatgtatatatacgaATACTACTAAATTCttgaatatttaaaacttttattaatttgctcttatttcaaaatatgttcttatattttttttaaatttaattttgttcaaaaaaatcattgattatattaaatatttatattattaagattatataattttaaatatatatagcaTTTAGTTTCTGTATaagcttttttttatttaaagataGAATTTCATTTAAAAGCAGACCAAATTCGTTAGATTCtaaatttagaattaaaaacaAATAGAAACTATGTACATGATAAAAAAGACTCAAAATTTACATAGCCTACTCTGTTAGAAGTCAAGTccgtataaaattattagatatgATATCGGATTGTCACCGTAACTTGATCCCTAACATTAACATATAGTTTCCGCATATCGACAGAGAGAAATCCACTTCATATTTAACTCAGCAGAACAAAAAAACAAACTAAAGCACCAAACATAGTCAAGAAAAAGCTGTGGAGGAGAAAACACAACAGTACCAAAGTCTGAAAAGAGGACCATTTCACTCAAATGTGtcaaaactaaatttaaacTTAGCATACTGAAGATCAAAAGTGGTTATATGCAAGACATCTCTCCACCATTACTAGATCTACAGCAAACCAAACTCCATAAATAAGTCATTCCTAGTAAATACCATCGGATTAGGATAGAGCCCCTAAATAGAGTTTTTGATATTATGGTCCTTAAAAGTCAACCGGTACGAAAGATGACTATACAACTCTTGAATTGTTGAAtgctttaaaaaaatcaaactccaTTATAGAAATAAAGATAAAGAGAAATCgccaaaaaaattaaagaaacaaTATCCAAAAAAAGCCATATATAAAAGAAGTTTTACTGTGAGTATCAATCCGAGACAaaacaatgaaaaattttatttatcataatCTAGTTAAAAAATGAGGGATTAAATTTACTACTATACGAAAGAAAGAAATTATTATTCTCGACTTAAAGGAGTAAATGACCGtataaataagaataaaattaagaataataagGATCCCTTGAGAATGAAATTGTGCTATTTGCCCCTTGACCGAAGGAGAGACAacaagaaaaagtaaaaaatataaaaagaaaattaaaacaatgAAATCTCTAAAAATTTTAGCAAGAGAAAAAATCtaactaaaataaattgaataacgtattttttttacataagaattattataaaaatataaagatttaaatcattttaaagtaggaaatttttaaaaattaaaaaccttatagtaattttttctatatatatatttaagagtTTGTTCTTGAAATTAGAATAAAGGCTTCGATTttagcaaattaaaaaaataatagaaataattATACACAAAGAAGTAAATATATCATCCTACatcttttaattgaaaaatattaatttataaattacaaGTATAAAATGGATTCTAAATGATTTATGAATAATACTGGCAACAacgattttttattaattgaaaatatagtaattaataataaaataaaaaatagaaatacaataaataattttttatttattaatatatgaagCCATTAAAAAAGTGATTATCCTAACATTTTTCGACcgtttgtttttatttattttctattaaccttttatttttaattttttttaaattaaaatatctaagtttgttcttttaattatttaaattatgaaCATAGCTAATAATTACAGTAGTagaatgaaaattaaaagaagGGGAAAATTACAATAAcagtttattattataaattatttaaaaatataataagaaatcttattataaattatttaaaataataagaaatgctctttacattttattattataaattatttaatagtttaattaataaaaatataaaaaaataataaataatatttttaaaataataagaaatcttttaattgaatttaaaaaccTAAAGAATTAATGAGTTTCTCAAAAGCTTAGTCCTAACAATAATTCTTCCGTAGACGTGTTATTGGACATTATTGTAAGAGCATTGTGTGGTCGAATCGCAGTTTGTCCTTTGATATTGCTCAGATGCAATTAAGAGGGGAAATGATTGGATACATATTAGGAAGCATGCATTCATATGTGACCTACTTTTAGGCCTATCGTTGGACCATTTcaatttccttttctgaaactgATATTGCTGATCCATAATACGCTAATAAAGAATTTTGGCGATTCAAACAGAATGGCTTCGCTCCCTTATACGCCGAGACAAATAAAACGCTTAAAATTTGAGAGAAatatttttaactcttttaattagtattaagaatttaagaatttaagaatttaagaattttaagaattttaatttaattaatttattttctattaatcttttatttagaatgatttattttctattaatcttttatttaaaatgaaaaaagttcattattttttaactttaaaatttttcattttaaataaaatcaaaatatctTAGAATTCGTTTAAATATTTTCGAAGCATAGGTTCAATTATATCGCGACTCTATTAGTACGAACGCTaccaaaagaaattaaatagtctTTTTACAATAATAGATAAATATGTACTCTCATACGTAGCATAATAACGATTATGCGccactaaaatatataaaaaataataaaaaaaaatatgacttataaaaattaaatttacctatacgattttttttaattttaaataatcaattATATAGTATTTTCATTcgtgataaaattttttaaaggtaaaaaatagttaaatatttaaagtatagagtttaattaattatttttaaaattcataataaaatagtaaaaatttgtAAACGATAAAGTTAAATTAACAATTTCTTCTATTTTAAATGCTAttgaaaaagtaaatttaaaagattagtttttttttatatatataaaaaaatcaacatGTTTTAAATAATTCTACCAACAATACCAAATAAAAAGCTGGCACAAAAATACCAAATTAAAGATTTTTGGAGGCATTCAATAAGTGGTCCTAAGGGCTTGGTGGGTCTTTTTCAATATTAAAGCTAAATTCACCAAATTCATCACTTCAAATATTTTCCTTTctagtttaatatttttaaaaatttaaagtatttaatattttattttttatttttatttttgtttccatATTTTAGATAATGGTTAATATGATTTGTGCAACACTATTTCTTtgttgaataataattttaaaagtagtaTTTACTATTTGAAGGAAacataaagattaaaaaaatatgttaaaaaagaatatttttataatatttggttaactattattataataatttttagttaataaaatagttagtaaaagtttataaaaattagaaacttataaatatttaaaattttaaacaattgtATATTTACTTAGCTTATGAAAAAATAGGATGAgtataaacatttaaaattttaattaagtatttatttagttaaaaaatatttatacattAATTGTTGAtaagtaaatttattattaaaataactaaaagagtattaaataagatatacttgtgaaagttttaaaaaaattattttttatattttaagaattttattaagatatctctatatataaatttattaatatattttattttttataataaaaaataaattattttattaaaaaaaatttatgaaaaaaattttatataaaaaaattttcaaatataaattttttctgcAAATAAATGAagtctaaataaaataatatagtaatttaattgactaaataaaatataagtttGATGTTTAcaagtattaaaataaaaaattagtcaTCCTCAACTTATTTTTTAGCTTATTAgcacaaattttttttataaatataacgtGAGAGAGaagaaatgttatttttttattgtactaaataaaataatattatttttaattatgttaagtaataaattaattataactaatttatgtcagatttaattagttgaatataattgaaataaaacattaaaattatgatataattgataaatataaaaaattttgaatttttttattataaaactttaaactagTTCATGAATTatagataaataataatattttacacTATATTTACGTCagcaatttttaatattattttttatcataatttaaaataaatatacatttttaaaattcagctaaatttaacaaaagcattttaatttttttaaacaagttgctttttaataaatttaatctatttgatttgattttgaacctAGGATTTGCACAATAGAATCTTTATTattctcttttctttaaaaaaaaaaaagaaaaaaaaaaactttttatcaGGATGAGAAAAGTTGCCAAGTAAAATTTCATTGTCATGAGCCTGCCTGGATAAATCTGTAAACAATGGAAGGTAAAGGCAGCATCCATTTCCAGCTTTTGTTTTAaagacttttcttttttttttaatcaaagacAAAGGAAGTATATCTGCTCATACAGAAAGTAAGGTCTTTAATAACCGTGTTCCCTTTCTTCTTAATGAAGCCGAAGAAAATAAGATTTGGAAAATGATTATGCCCTTGATATCATTAATaaagatagatagatagataagAAACATCCTTTAAACTAGATATGAGAGGCAGATTGAGTTTGATAGTATATGAATCTGTACTTCATTACtattttaagtttaaaattttaaaaataatattttatttctcaGTAAATTTATacgaaaaaaatattattttataaaaaatattattttataaagtaaTACTATCcaatagtaataaaaaaatatttatatccaAACGACTTGCGGACAAAGGACTCGTTCATCTAATGAAAGTAAGGCATGAACTTTCAACTGCTGCAGCAGATGCACCTGTTCAACACTGGTTTCTCGCCCACCATTATCATCTGGTAATGTTTATAATTTAACTGAATTGAACCCCAGTTGACAATTAACAAGACCACGACATGAACAAATTGCAGAATCAAATTTCTTCCAAGAGTGATAAAATGATATCCGAACAGCATTACAAGCTGATAAACGAAACCCATACTAATTTCATGGTTCAGATATTACAGCAAGCAGAGAAAGCAGAATCCCAATGGTTTGAGTAACTATTTGCGGTTCAGATGATTAACTTCCAAATAAACCCCAAGCCAGCACCAACTACCAATCTACCATGATCCTTCAGCGCCAACTGTTGGATTCTGAAATGCAGAGAATCCCCAGAAAGTCTTCAGTGCATAAGGCTGGGAAATTGTTACACCTTCCTCAGTAATTTTAGCTATCTGCAATTAAAGAATTGCAAACAAGTCAGTTATcaatttagagagagagagagagagagaccatTATTTCATGCACAAATACACTTGGACACATGTTACACAAGCCTAAGTTAAGGGCCAAGTCCTTAACGAAACAACCCATGCTAAAAAAATACTCTAAGTGAGACTCGCAAAACAAGATGCTTTCACAATGCCCGAGTGCAAGTTCTTTTGAAGGGAAAGAATCTCTAGAAAGCATGCATGCAAAGACATGCCTAGCATGCACATACATACAAACACAATAAAAACTTACTCACATGAACGCATTTGAAAAATGatttaacaaatttaaaaatgttaTTGATAACATATCTAGAAAACTAATCACTAACATTAATTGGACCAGAATTTAATAGTTCTCAACTCTCAAGGCCTTGACTTCATTCTTATTCCCCCCACcccccacccccccccccccccccaagcCCCAACACACACACCCCTTCCCAGTGACAAAGGCCAATCTTTATTTCTAAGGCATGAAAGATGTGCAAGCCATATGACAAGCAAATATCAATTCTCTCACCGGGCTTCTGAATGTCATATTTCAGACCAGATTAAGACCACG
Encoded proteins:
- the LOC110627004 gene encoding uncharacterized protein LOC110627004 isoform X2, with product MQSMLNLHGTYGLPLSVSGITHHLPLSNELVDHDRRREAIKKQRSQARERLHANQEMGFERLVVRDFQEGEMNEDLASFLQDPYCSLLGRTAKAA
- the LOC110627004 gene encoding uncharacterized protein LOC110627004 isoform X1, with translation MQSMLNLHGTYGLPLSVSGITHHLPLSNEYPLRLVDHDRRREAIKKQRSQARERLHANQEMGFERLVVRDFQEGEMNEDLASFLQDPYCSLLGRTAKAA